From Mycolicibacterium nivoides, a single genomic window includes:
- a CDS encoding TetR/AcrR family transcriptional regulator yields the protein MGERAGGDRSSAGDPVRTLELLWREPGQGARTRGPKQRTTVDAVVDVAIRIADADGLDALTMRAVAVQLGVTPMATYTYVPGKAELLDLMVDTVYRQMPRRDFAGKPWREKVSVIAEDNLAMFEAHPWIAYLPTTRPPLGPGMMAKYDHELSAFDSLGLSDLDMDSALTYVLGFVNSVARIAIDSRRAAADSGQSDGQWWERVGPLLERALDGDRYPLASRVGTAAGQAFDAAYSAAHAYEFGLARVLDGLADLIDTD from the coding sequence GTGGGAGAACGCGCAGGTGGGGATCGCAGCAGTGCCGGCGATCCGGTACGCACGCTCGAACTGCTCTGGCGCGAGCCGGGTCAGGGCGCTCGCACCCGCGGGCCCAAACAACGCACGACGGTGGACGCGGTGGTCGACGTTGCCATCCGGATCGCCGATGCCGACGGCCTCGACGCGCTCACGATGCGGGCCGTCGCCGTGCAACTGGGCGTGACGCCGATGGCCACCTACACCTATGTGCCGGGCAAGGCCGAACTGCTGGACCTGATGGTCGATACCGTTTACCGGCAGATGCCGCGACGCGACTTCGCCGGGAAGCCGTGGCGGGAGAAGGTTTCCGTCATCGCCGAGGACAACCTCGCGATGTTCGAGGCGCACCCCTGGATCGCCTACCTGCCCACGACCCGACCGCCGCTGGGCCCGGGCATGATGGCCAAGTACGACCACGAGCTCAGCGCGTTCGACTCGCTCGGACTCAGTGACCTCGACATGGATTCGGCGCTGACGTATGTGCTGGGCTTCGTGAACTCGGTCGCCCGGATTGCCATCGATTCGCGCCGGGCCGCTGCCGACAGCGGCCAGAGTGACGGGCAGTGGTGGGAACGAGTCGGCCCACTGCTGGAGCGCGCCCTCGACGGTGACCGGTATCCGTTGGCCTCGCGGGTGGGGACGGCGGCCGGTCAGGCATTCGACGCGGCCTACAGTGCCGCGCATGCCTACGAGTTCGGGCTGGCGCGTGTGCTGGACGGACTGGCCGACCTCATCGACACCGACTGA
- a CDS encoding nuclear transport factor 2 family protein produces the protein MVTMPQACEFTPTTADVDSVLAWFAHYDALAMSQDVEGMADQAMFPLNEVTDGSAESVDRAGFIAQMAEQLSQSTDFTMESTRTPHFINENLVFVITDAAFTADGFSQRVRYGDLLVRCDGDWKFQTMVQGGWGES, from the coding sequence ATGGTGACCATGCCGCAGGCCTGCGAATTCACTCCCACCACCGCCGATGTCGACTCGGTGCTGGCCTGGTTCGCCCACTACGACGCCCTGGCGATGAGCCAGGACGTCGAGGGCATGGCGGATCAGGCGATGTTTCCGCTCAACGAGGTGACCGACGGCAGCGCCGAGTCCGTCGACCGGGCCGGGTTCATCGCGCAGATGGCCGAACAGTTGAGCCAGAGCACCGATTTCACGATGGAGTCGACACGCACACCGCACTTCATCAACGAGAACCTGGTGTTCGTCATCACCGACGCGGCGTTCACCGCCGACGGGTTCAGCCAGCGGGTCCGCTACGGCGATCTGCTGGTCAGGTGCGACGGCGACTGGAAGTTCCAGACCATGGTGCAGGGCGGGTGGGGCGAGAGCTGA
- a CDS encoding MarR family winged helix-turn-helix transcriptional regulator, with protein sequence MPGDRQTELADGVWHELTALVFDHRDGWRRAVIDRTGLPFSRIRILKRLAREPLTVKQLAYAATVDAPAATVAVNDLEERGLVVRAIDPANRRCKLVSLTDAGRALLARIDRVEDPAPEALAALDAGDLEALQAILRKITTP encoded by the coding sequence ATGCCCGGTGACCGGCAGACCGAATTGGCCGACGGGGTGTGGCATGAGCTGACCGCGTTGGTGTTCGACCATCGCGACGGCTGGCGGCGAGCGGTGATCGACCGGACCGGGCTGCCGTTCAGCCGTATCCGCATCCTGAAACGGCTTGCGCGCGAACCACTGACGGTCAAGCAACTGGCCTACGCGGCGACGGTCGATGCCCCTGCGGCCACGGTCGCGGTCAACGACCTTGAGGAGCGGGGGTTGGTGGTGCGTGCGATCGACCCGGCCAACCGGCGCTGCAAGCTGGTCTCGCTCACCGACGCCGGGCGCGCGCTGCTGGCGCGCATCGACCGGGTCGAGGACCCGGCGCCGGAAGCGCTCGCAGCGCTCGACGCCGGGGACCTCGAAGCCTTGCAGGCGATCCTGCGCAAGATCACCACGCCTTAG
- a CDS encoding MFS transporter, which translates to MNTTVGSLSARRKAIILVSCCLSLLIVSMDATIVNVAIPSIRADLGASPSQLQWIVDVYTLVLASLLLLAGATGDRFGRRRTFQLGLTIFAVASLLCSLAPDIETLIAARLLQAIGGSMLNPVAMSIITQVFTGRVERARAIGVWGGVVGISMALGPIVGGALIEYVDWRAVFWINLPICVLAVVLTAIFVPESKSATMRDLDPVGQALGVAFLFGVVFVLIEGPGFGWTDPRTLAVAVVALAALVAFVRYESRRRDPFIDLRFFRSVPFASATLIAVCAFAAYGAFLFMMSLYLQTERGYSAMHTGLIYLPVAVGALIFSPLSGRLVGRYGSRPSLLVSGATITVATVLLTRLTGDTPVWQLLVMFAVFGIGFSMVNAPITTTAVSGMPLDRAGAASAVASTSRQVGVSVGVALCGSVAGAALAGTGVDFAAAARPLWFVCAALGLVIFALGVISTTPWALRSAQKLAPLIGEHHVPEVTHAR; encoded by the coding sequence GTGAATACAACTGTCGGCTCGCTCAGCGCACGGCGCAAGGCGATCATTCTCGTCTCGTGTTGTCTGAGCCTGCTGATCGTGTCGATGGACGCCACCATCGTCAACGTCGCGATCCCGAGCATCCGTGCCGACCTGGGCGCCTCGCCATCGCAGTTGCAGTGGATCGTCGACGTCTACACGTTGGTGCTGGCCTCGCTGCTGTTGCTGGCCGGCGCCACCGGCGACCGGTTCGGCCGCAGGCGGACGTTCCAGCTGGGCCTGACGATCTTCGCGGTGGCCTCGCTGCTGTGCAGTCTGGCGCCCGACATCGAAACCCTCATCGCGGCCCGCCTCCTGCAGGCCATCGGCGGTTCGATGCTGAACCCGGTGGCCATGTCGATCATCACTCAGGTGTTCACCGGCCGGGTGGAGCGCGCCCGGGCGATCGGCGTCTGGGGTGGGGTGGTCGGCATCTCGATGGCGCTGGGCCCGATCGTGGGCGGGGCGCTGATCGAATACGTGGATTGGCGCGCGGTGTTCTGGATCAACCTGCCGATCTGTGTTCTGGCCGTCGTGCTCACCGCGATCTTCGTGCCCGAATCCAAGTCGGCGACCATGCGCGACCTCGACCCGGTCGGCCAGGCGCTGGGCGTGGCATTCCTGTTCGGCGTCGTCTTCGTGCTCATCGAGGGCCCGGGATTCGGCTGGACCGACCCGCGCACCCTCGCCGTGGCAGTCGTCGCGCTCGCAGCCCTGGTGGCGTTCGTGCGCTACGAATCGCGCCGCCGGGACCCTTTCATCGACCTGCGCTTCTTCCGTAGCGTGCCGTTCGCCTCGGCCACCCTGATCGCGGTCTGTGCGTTCGCCGCGTACGGGGCCTTCCTGTTCATGATGTCGCTGTACCTGCAGACCGAGCGCGGCTACTCGGCGATGCACACCGGCCTGATCTACCTGCCGGTCGCCGTCGGCGCGCTGATCTTTTCGCCGCTGTCGGGTCGACTGGTCGGCCGGTACGGCAGCCGGCCCTCGCTGCTGGTGTCGGGAGCGACGATCACCGTCGCCACAGTCCTGCTGACCCGGCTGACCGGCGACACCCCGGTATGGCAGTTGCTGGTCATGTTCGCGGTGTTCGGCATCGGCTTCTCGATGGTCAATGCGCCGATCACCACCACGGCGGTCAGCGGTATGCCACTGGACCGCGCCGGTGCGGCCTCGGCGGTGGCCTCCACCAGTCGTCAGGTCGGCGTGAGCGTCGGTGTCGCACTGTGTGGTTCGGTGGCAGGTGCGGCGCTGGCCGGGACCGGCGTGGATTTCGCCGCCGCCGCCCGCCCGCTGTGGTTCGTCTGTGCGGCACTGGGTTTGGTCATCTTCGCGCTGGGCGTCATCTCCACCACGCCGTGGGCCTTGCGCTCCGCGCAGAAGTTGGCGCCCCTGATCGGTGAGCACCATGTCCCGGAGGTGACCCATGCCCGGTGA
- a CDS encoding GNAT family N-acetyltransferase, giving the protein MTWTTRVERPEDAHAIHSVNASAFPTELEADLVDSLRADPAAWIEGLSAVTLDENGAIVGYALLTRCTVDSQPALALGPCAVVPGAQRSGAGSAAIRAVLEQARHRGENLVVVLGHAEYYPRFGFVPASEFGVTAPFAAPDENFLALALKPDQPTPRGEIAYAEAFGV; this is encoded by the coding sequence GTGACGTGGACTACCCGAGTCGAACGTCCGGAGGATGCCCACGCCATTCACTCCGTGAACGCCTCTGCGTTTCCTACGGAGCTCGAAGCTGATCTCGTCGACTCGCTCCGAGCAGATCCGGCGGCCTGGATCGAAGGATTGTCCGCCGTCACCCTCGACGAGAACGGCGCCATCGTCGGATACGCGTTGCTCACCCGGTGCACAGTCGACAGTCAGCCCGCACTTGCGCTCGGCCCGTGCGCGGTTGTCCCCGGCGCCCAGCGCAGCGGCGCCGGCTCCGCAGCGATTCGCGCAGTACTGGAGCAGGCACGACACCGGGGGGAGAATTTGGTCGTGGTGCTGGGTCACGCCGAGTACTACCCGCGTTTCGGGTTCGTCCCGGCTTCTGAATTCGGCGTCACCGCACCATTTGCAGCGCCGGACGAGAACTTCCTCGCCCTCGCCCTCAAGCCCGATCAGCCCACCCCACGCGGCGAGATTGCATACGCGGAAGCCTTCGGCGTCTGA